A genomic segment from Corylus avellana chromosome ca5, CavTom2PMs-1.0 encodes:
- the LOC132181698 gene encoding uncharacterized protein LOC132181698, whose translation MSFEPPTHILRPSRVIGAIENNRDRAARGGRKQYLVVVVQNSRDFRRRVDGPGGAFFLQGHGTAVEVVLPHVEHRFCVRHLHANLKVKGYTRKAMKDQLWGAARAANVYAFDHHMQNILSMDKGAHEYLSGVPKASWSRHAFSCQTKSDMLLSNLAESFNAWIKEARSKPILTMLEEISQQIMARFQQKRNGIRSTHYTICPKIHKKLERSKSDARNCISRWQNELEFEIEHIYEPRHLVRLDHHTCTCGRWQVSGIPCSHACAAIYMHKQNPEDYLDDYYKMDKYIQGYAARVYGMEGPQTWPADDPCDQILPPCIRRAPGRPKISRRKAVDEPTNPYKLTRSGYIVKCGNCGGLGHNYKGCHLPLNTDRKRWKPKKYKLKKMLIKHR comes from the exons ATGTCCTTTGAGCCACCTACTCATATTTTGAGACCAAGCCGGGTAATTGGAGCCATCGAGAATAATAGGGATAG GGCGGCGCGTGGTGGCCGGAAACAGTActtggtggtggtggttcaaAATTCCAGAGACTTCAGGCGGCGCGTGGATGGTCCTGGTGGCGCGTTCTTTTTGCAG GGGCATGGAACTGCGGTTGAGGTTGTATTGCCACATGTTGAGCATCGCTTTTGTGTTCGGCACCTACATGCGAACCTCAAAGTTAAAGGCTACACAAGGAAAGCTATGAAGGATCAGTTGTGGGGGGCTGCACGTGCAGCCAATGTTTATGCGTTTGACCATCACATGCAGAATATACTATCAATGGATAAAGGGGCACACGAATACCTTAGTGGTGTACCTAAGGCATCATGGTCCAGACATGCTTTCAGCTGCcaaaccaaaagtgatatgttatTAAGCAACTTGGCTGAGAGCTTTAATGCATGGATTAAGGAAGCTAGGTCTAAGCCTATACTGACTATGCTTGAAGAAATTTCTCAGCAAATAATGGCACGCTTCCAGCAGAAAAGGAATGGAATCCGGTCGACACACTACACCATATGCCCAAAGATCCATAAAAAATTGGAGAGGTCAAAAAGTGATGCAAGGAATTGTATTAGTCGGTGGCAGAATGAGTTGGAGTTTGAGATCGAGCACATATACGAGCCACGGCATTTAGTCCGGTTAGATCATCACACATGCACATGTGGAAGATGGCAGGTGAGTGGGATCCCTTGCTCCCATGCTTGTgctgcaatttacatgcataaacaaaacCCGGAGGattatttggatgattattaCAAGATGGACAAGTACATACAAGGATATGCAGCTCGAGTTTATGGCATGGAAGGTCCACAGACATGGCCAGCTGATGATCCATGCGATCAAATCCTGCCACCTTGCATTAGAAGGGCTCCTGGTCGACCAAAGATTAGTAGGCGAAAAGCTGTAGATGAGCCGACTAACCCCTACAAGCTGACCCGTAGTGGATATATCGTTAAATGTGGAAATTGTGGGGGTTTAGGGCATAATTACAAAGGTTGTCATTTACCTTTGAATACGGACCGGAAGAGGTGGAAACCAAAGAAATATAAGCTGAAAAAAATGCTGATCAAGCACAGGtaa
- the LOC132181699 gene encoding uncharacterized protein LOC132181699, with product MGSVAGGSVAGRFCIGGICVGVFLWRACKNILPTKENLRRRGFIDEDRCILCCSEKETVHHILWACPSAQDVWGASSCKLQKCARSYSDFKDFFEELSVQLSGKDLNLLALTLRGIWRRRNLVVHGGDFTHPSIIADTAWEGLLQFTQANEKELNQADEGRGGTGMKWQAPPSGFYKVNWDIAISTGRKCMGIGVIIRDAAGRVLAAQSKSFMAVYDPATGEALAALHAEGLCRDLGFYDIIFEGDSLSMVKAIGERDPNWLRYGHIVEDIKTVLRTLRQWKICHAKREANIAAHGLAKEATMFIMDNIWIEEIPICISNIVHLECNDLSL from the exons ATGGGTAGTGTCGCCGGTGGTTCTGTCGCCGGCCGGTTCTGCATCGGTGGCATCTGCGTCGGTG TATTTTTATGGAGGGCCTGTAAAAACATTCTTCCTACTAAGGAAAATCTTAGAAGAAGAGGGTTTATTGATGAGGATCGATGCATTCTCTGCTGCAGTGAGAAAGAAACGGTCCATCACATTCTTTGGGCTTGCCCTTCAGCTCAAGATGTATGGGGAGCCAGTAGCTGTAAGCTCCAAAAATGTGCAAGGAGTTATAGTgattttaaggatttttttgaGGAGCTGTCGGTCCAGTTGTCTGGGAAAGATCTAAATCTGTTAGCTCTAACATTACGAGGAATTTGGAGGCGGCGGAATTTAGTTGTGCATGGGGGTGACTTTACCCACCCAAGTATCATAGCTGATACAGCTTGGGAGGGCCTTTTGCAATTCACACAGGCAAATGAAAAGGAGCTGAACCAGGCCGACGAAGGGAGAGGAGGAACGGGCATGAAATGGCAGGCACCTCCGTCTGGTTTCTACAAAGTTAATTGGGACATTGCAATCTCCACTGGAAGGAAATGTATGGGAATCGGTGTGATTATTCGAGATGCAGCTGGTCGAGTTCTAGCGGCCCAAAGTAAATCCTTCATGGCTGTCTATGATCCAGCTACAGGAGAAGCTTTGGCCGCCTTGCATGCAGAAGGACTATGCAGGGACCTAGGTttctatgatattatttttgaaGGGGATTCACTGTCTATGGTGAAGGCAATCGGAGAGAGAGATCCAAATTGGCTCCGGTATGGGCATATCGTGGAGGATATAAAGACAGTGCTAAGAACTCTTCGACAATGGAAGATTTGCCATGCCAAGCGAGAAGCAAATATAGCAGCACATGGACTGGCGAAGGAGGCGACAATGTTTATTATGGATAATATTTGGATTGAGGAGATTCCGATTTGTATCTCAAATATTGTTCATTTAGAGTGTAATGATCTCTCTTTATAG